The proteins below are encoded in one region of Palleronia sp. LCG004:
- a CDS encoding helix-turn-helix domain-containing protein → MSGRTPETVQALSRGLTVLTLISRSGAMSLAQLHHATGFSRPSILRLLGTLEQEGFVRRWLDDGLYRINSLSPVSNRSMAWLSRLADTIAPAVERLTQDISWPADVAVLDGDKMAVCETTRRQSPYPVDLITSGYQVHVLQSAVGRTWLAFMEDGARRTLLNRLLSSGDRLDRLALDMDEVERIVQQVRADGYAVRAPGYRAADSKLAPGMRAIGMPVLQDGVIVACLSVSWSAEYLSVGEFAARHLVRLQEAASDATSLLHKATLRLQE, encoded by the coding sequence ATGAGCGGACGAACGCCAGAAACAGTGCAGGCCCTGTCCCGCGGCCTGACCGTGCTGACCCTGATCAGCCGCAGCGGTGCCATGTCGCTCGCGCAGCTGCACCATGCGACGGGGTTCTCGCGCCCTTCGATCCTGCGCCTGCTCGGGACGCTCGAGCAGGAGGGCTTCGTGCGGCGCTGGCTGGACGACGGGCTCTACCGCATCAACTCGCTGAGCCCGGTCAGCAACCGCAGCATGGCGTGGCTGTCCCGGCTGGCCGACACCATCGCGCCCGCCGTCGAACGGTTGACGCAGGACATTTCCTGGCCGGCCGACGTGGCCGTTCTCGATGGCGACAAGATGGCGGTCTGCGAGACCACGCGGCGGCAATCCCCCTACCCGGTCGACCTGATCACCTCGGGCTACCAGGTGCATGTGCTGCAATCGGCCGTCGGGCGGACCTGGCTCGCCTTCATGGAGGACGGCGCGCGGCGGACGCTGCTCAACCGGCTGCTGAGCTCGGGCGACCGGCTCGACCGGCTGGCCCTGGACATGGACGAGGTCGAGCGGATCGTGCAGCAGGTGCGGGCCGATGGCTACGCGGTGCGCGCGCCGGGATATCGCGCCGCGGATTCGAAGCTGGCGCCCGGAATGCGCGCGATCGGCATGCCGGTGCTTCAGGACGGGGTGATCGTGGCCTGCCTCAGCGTTTCATGGTCGGCGGAATATCTGTCCGTCGGCGAGTTCGCGGCCCGCCATCTGGTCCGCCTTCAGGAGGCCGCGTCGGACGCGACCTCCCTGCTTCACAAGGCGACGCTGCGCCTTCAGGAGTGA
- a CDS encoding aromatic ring-hydroxylating dioxygenase subunit alpha, translated as MITQKLNDQITRIGPGSSAGAVHRTYWQPAALTDELPSGDPDGAVTLPVNLLGERLVMVRDAAGALVLRQREAAADEPPAFHPAAADIRIVEDGPSYPVVEKKGILFAFLGDGEPPEFPNFDCFRAPDSHVFAFKGLWECNWLQALEIGIDPAHASFLHRFLQDEDPDDSYGKQFRDKAAHTDMPMTQVLREYPRPDIEVDETEFGLKITALRHMDNDLTHVRVTNQIFPSAICIPMSREMIITQWHVPVDDETCYWYTLFTSFQNPVNKDVMRAQRLKEHRLPDYAPLKNRSNDYHFDPEEQATQTYTGMGLDINVHDQWAVEGLGAIQDRTREHLGRGDAAIIRYRLMLRRAMKALEAGRPGALPMQDRDAARRIVGPLSNDAIASTSDWVAASAQSDMERRAACPWDATV; from the coding sequence ATGATCACGCAAAAGCTGAACGACCAGATCACCCGCATCGGCCCGGGATCGTCCGCCGGCGCGGTGCATCGCACCTACTGGCAGCCGGCGGCCCTGACCGACGAGCTGCCCTCGGGCGATCCGGACGGTGCCGTCACCCTTCCCGTCAACCTGCTGGGCGAACGCCTGGTGATGGTGCGCGACGCCGCCGGTGCGCTGGTCCTGCGCCAGCGCGAGGCGGCCGCGGACGAGCCGCCGGCGTTCCATCCCGCCGCCGCCGACATCCGGATCGTCGAAGACGGTCCCAGCTATCCGGTGGTCGAGAAGAAGGGCATCCTGTTCGCCTTCCTGGGCGACGGAGAGCCGCCGGAATTCCCGAACTTCGACTGCTTCCGCGCCCCTGACAGCCATGTCTTCGCCTTCAAGGGCCTGTGGGAATGCAACTGGCTGCAGGCGCTCGAGATCGGCATCGACCCGGCCCATGCCTCGTTCCTGCACCGCTTCCTGCAGGACGAGGATCCCGACGACAGCTACGGCAAGCAGTTCCGCGACAAGGCGGCCCATACCGACATGCCGATGACCCAGGTGCTGCGCGAGTATCCCCGCCCCGACATCGAGGTGGACGAGACGGAGTTCGGCCTGAAGATCACCGCCCTGCGCCACATGGACAACGACCTGACCCATGTGCGCGTGACCAACCAGATCTTCCCCTCGGCGATCTGCATCCCGATGTCGCGGGAGATGATCATCACCCAGTGGCATGTCCCCGTCGATGACGAGACGTGCTACTGGTACACGCTGTTCACCAGCTTCCAGAACCCCGTGAACAAGGACGTCATGCGGGCGCAGCGCCTGAAGGAACATCGCCTGCCCGACTACGCGCCGCTGAAGAACCGGTCGAACGACTACCATTTCGACCCCGAGGAACAGGCGACGCAGACCTATACGGGCATGGGTCTCGACATCAACGTCCACGACCAGTGGGCGGTCGAGGGACTGGGCGCGATCCAGGACCGCACCCGCGAGCATCTGGGCCGTGGCGATGCCGCGATCATCCGCTACCGGCTGATGCTGCGCCGCGCGATGAAGGCGCTCGAGGCGGGGCGTCCGGGTGCCTTGCCGATGCAGGACCGCGACGCCGCACGCCGGATCGTGGGGCCGCTGTCGAACGATGCCATCGCCAGCACCTCGGACTGGGTCGCGGCCAGCGCGCAGAGCGACATGGAGCGGCGCGCGGCCTGTCCCTGGGACGCCACGGTTTGA
- a CDS encoding ABC transporter substrate-binding protein has product MKNLTLPSLAAVTALMVLPATAQETTELRASLIPIFDVIPYHAAEAQDYFAQNGLTMNDTPSQGGATGIPALLSGSVDIVFTNIVSILQGLDSGLPLQIIAPAQKTQGTEPDNAGIVARSDAQITSGADLTGKRVGVNTRNNIIWLYARHWIDATGGDSSQVTFVEVPFPQMPDAVLNDQIDAAFVSQPFLGRLMQDDAVEVVGWPYGFEDTATATSFYVVTDMFAEENPEAVDGFVQALEQGIDWTNENYGDEAAIELVSGYTQMDPAVVSAIMETPWQYSAEIDTDSIEKTMNLMVTYELIDAPVDVDAAIRTQSR; this is encoded by the coding sequence ATGAAAAACCTCACCCTGCCCAGCCTGGCCGCCGTCACGGCGCTCATGGTTCTGCCCGCCACGGCCCAGGAGACGACCGAGCTGCGCGCCAGCCTGATCCCGATCTTCGATGTGATCCCCTACCACGCCGCCGAGGCGCAGGACTATTTCGCGCAGAACGGGCTGACGATGAACGACACCCCGTCCCAGGGCGGCGCGACCGGCATCCCGGCGCTGCTGTCGGGCAGCGTCGACATCGTCTTCACCAACATCGTGTCGATCCTGCAGGGTCTCGACAGCGGCCTGCCGCTGCAGATCATCGCCCCGGCCCAGAAGACCCAGGGGACCGAGCCCGACAATGCCGGGATCGTGGCCCGCAGCGACGCGCAGATCACGTCGGGGGCCGACCTGACCGGAAAGCGCGTCGGCGTGAATACACGCAACAACATCATCTGGCTCTATGCCCGCCACTGGATCGACGCCACCGGCGGCGATTCCAGCCAGGTCACCTTCGTCGAGGTGCCGTTCCCGCAGATGCCCGACGCCGTGCTGAACGACCAGATCGATGCCGCCTTCGTCAGCCAGCCCTTCCTCGGCCGGCTGATGCAGGACGATGCGGTCGAGGTCGTCGGCTGGCCCTACGGCTTCGAGGACACCGCGACCGCGACCTCGTTCTACGTCGTCACCGACATGTTCGCCGAGGAGAACCCCGAGGCGGTGGACGGTTTCGTGCAGGCGCTGGAGCAGGGCATCGACTGGACCAACGAGAATTACGGCGACGAGGCCGCGATCGAGCTGGTGTCGGGCTACACCCAGATGGATCCGGCCGTGGTGTCAGCGATCATGGAAACGCCCTGGCAGTACAGCGCCGAGATCGACACCGACTCCATCGAGAAGACGATGAACCTGATGGTCACCTACGAGCTGATCGACGCGCCTGTCGATGTGGACGCGGCCATCCGGACGCAATCGCGCTGA
- a CDS encoding glutamine synthetase family protein: protein MSDEPSHDPAPDLRNGRLAQLGLLDAAAQQRAGEILETVERAGVETIRVVFADAHGVLRGKTILAKALPSLFKVGLRAPSTLLLKDTSGRTAFPVWSAEGSPVAGTGAGDMLMVPAPETFRILPWAPHSAWLFCDLAFTDGSPIPFAPRQVLKAALSRLASRGWSLTVGLEVEFHLFRSTEPRLAHGDSGMPHRPPETELLAPGYQFLAEGVYDRMEPVLDEMRKAACDLGLPLRSVEIEMGPGQVEFVFDPADALSHADNMIMLRAMAKDLAARRGLHASFMCRPRIDGGASAGWHLHQSLVEMATGRNLFVPETEQTLTPEASGWIAGLLAHAEASCILTTPTVNGYKRYQPFQMAPDRVQWGRDNRGAMIRALMEPGDGASRIENRVAEPAANPYYVFAAQILSGLDGIDRGLDAGPPAESPYTSGAPRLPRSLADALTAFHASSLYRTELGPEFAEFIVTLKQAEWDRYATAVSDWEQREYFGLL from the coding sequence ATGTCTGACGAACCCTCGCACGATCCTGCGCCGGACCTCCGGAACGGACGCCTGGCCCAGCTCGGCCTTCTGGACGCCGCCGCGCAACAACGCGCCGGCGAGATCCTCGAGACGGTCGAACGTGCGGGGGTCGAGACGATCCGCGTCGTCTTTGCCGATGCGCACGGGGTGCTGCGCGGCAAGACGATCCTCGCCAAGGCGCTGCCGTCGCTGTTCAAGGTCGGCCTGCGCGCGCCCTCGACCCTGCTGCTCAAGGATACCTCGGGGCGGACCGCCTTTCCGGTCTGGTCGGCCGAGGGCAGTCCGGTCGCCGGGACCGGGGCAGGGGACATGCTGATGGTGCCCGCCCCGGAGACCTTCCGCATCCTGCCCTGGGCACCGCATTCGGCATGGCTCTTTTGCGATCTGGCCTTCACCGACGGCAGCCCGATCCCCTTCGCCCCGCGTCAGGTGCTCAAGGCGGCGCTGTCGCGGCTGGCCAGCCGGGGCTGGTCGCTGACCGTCGGGCTCGAGGTGGAATTCCATCTGTTCCGCAGCACCGAGCCGCGGCTGGCCCATGGCGACAGCGGCATGCCGCATCGCCCCCCCGAGACCGAATTGCTGGCCCCCGGCTACCAGTTCCTGGCCGAAGGGGTCTACGACCGGATGGAGCCGGTGCTCGACGAGATGCGCAAGGCGGCGTGCGATCTGGGTCTGCCGCTGCGCTCGGTCGAGATCGAGATGGGGCCGGGACAGGTCGAGTTCGTCTTCGATCCCGCCGATGCCCTGAGCCATGCCGACAACATGATCATGCTGCGGGCCATGGCCAAGGATCTGGCGGCGCGGCGGGGCCTGCATGCGAGCTTCATGTGCCGGCCCCGGATCGACGGCGGTGCCTCGGCAGGCTGGCACCTGCATCAGTCGCTGGTCGAGATGGCGACGGGCCGGAACCTCTTCGTGCCCGAGACGGAGCAGACGCTGACCCCCGAGGCGTCGGGCTGGATCGCCGGCCTTCTGGCCCATGCCGAGGCCAGCTGCATCCTGACCACGCCCACCGTCAACGGCTACAAGCGCTACCAGCCGTTCCAGATGGCCCCGGACCGCGTCCAGTGGGGGCGCGACAATCGCGGTGCGATGATCCGCGCGCTGATGGAGCCCGGCGACGGGGCCAGCCGGATCGAGAACCGCGTGGCCGAGCCGGCGGCCAATCCCTACTACGTCTTCGCCGCGCAGATCCTGTCGGGACTCGACGGGATCGACCGGGGCCTCGATGCCGGTCCTCCGGCCGAGTCGCCCTATACCTCGGGCGCGCCGCGTCTGCCGCGCTCGCTTGCGGATGCGCTGACCGCGTTCCACGCCAGCTCGCTCTACCGGACCGAGCTGGGTCCGGAATTCGCCGAGTTCATCGTGACCCTCAAGCAGGCCGAATGGGACCGCTACGCGACCGCCGTCTCGGATTGGGAGCAGCGCGAATATTTCGGATTGTTGTGA
- a CDS encoding ABC transporter permease, producing the protein MTMQVIREKMSGITLVAGLLVLWEFSARVLVENSQSWPPFTDVMATLLASLGGSDLLSAMLASLGRMAAGFVIGSAVGIAIGLAMGLAAPVRALLNTLVELLRPIPAAAIIPPLIFILGIDNTLKIFIISLGVFFPVVVNTLAGAMTVDPTYLEVARTFKAGRARTLRRVLLPAALPYILAGMRTSLALALITTVVAEMIAGSGGIGYYIISMQYAMRADDMYAAVILLSLTGYAMNLLFRMVEGRLLHWTGK; encoded by the coding sequence ATGACGATGCAGGTCATCAGGGAGAAAATGAGCGGGATCACTCTGGTCGCAGGACTTCTGGTCCTGTGGGAGTTCTCGGCCCGGGTTCTGGTCGAGAACAGCCAGTCCTGGCCCCCCTTCACAGACGTGATGGCCACGCTTCTCGCCAGCCTCGGCGGCAGCGACCTTCTGAGCGCCATGCTGGCCAGCCTGGGGCGCATGGCGGCGGGCTTCGTCATCGGCAGCGCCGTGGGAATCGCGATCGGCCTCGCGATGGGCCTCGCGGCCCCGGTGCGGGCACTGCTCAACACCTTGGTGGAACTGCTGCGCCCGATACCGGCGGCGGCCATCATTCCACCGCTGATCTTCATCCTGGGCATCGACAACACCCTGAAGATCTTCATCATCAGCCTGGGCGTCTTCTTTCCGGTCGTGGTCAACACGCTGGCCGGCGCGATGACGGTGGACCCCACCTATCTGGAGGTCGCCCGCACCTTCAAGGCGGGCCGGGCCCGGACCCTGCGCCGGGTCCTGCTGCCGGCGGCGCTGCCCTACATCCTGGCCGGGATGCGGACGAGCCTCGCCCTCGCGCTGATCACCACCGTCGTCGCCGAGATGATCGCCGGGTCCGGGGGCATCGGCTACTACATCATCAGCATGCAGTACGCCATGCGCGCCGACGACATGTATGCAGCCGTCATCCTGCTCTCACTGACCGGATACGCGATGAACCTGCTGTTCCGCATGGTGGAAGGGCGGCTGCTCCACTGGACCGGAAAATGA
- a CDS encoding ABC transporter permease yields MTRASTLPMILGPGFVAALLLILEIACRSGAISPYMVPAPSAVALTLVELVRGGGLLSPLAHTLMLLLSGFLLACVTGIGLGVLMGLSRRAYNLFEPLVEVLRPIPKPALLPPLMLFLGFGAEMKIVVIWLSSLFPILINTIEGVRNTDPVLIETARTFHVGRTRRIFRIILPAAAPMILTGAKVGLGLALVLAVLAEMLASSGGLGAEIIDAQRAFRLPEMYAYIVVVSIVGIAQTAILRLLERKLAFWA; encoded by the coding sequence TTGACCCGTGCATCGACCCTCCCGATGATCCTGGGGCCGGGATTCGTGGCCGCGCTGCTGCTGATCCTCGAGATCGCTTGCCGCAGCGGTGCGATCAGCCCCTACATGGTTCCCGCGCCGAGCGCGGTCGCGCTGACGCTGGTCGAGCTGGTGCGCGGCGGCGGCCTCCTCTCGCCACTGGCCCATACGCTGATGCTGCTGCTGTCGGGTTTCCTTCTGGCCTGCGTCACGGGCATCGGCCTGGGCGTGCTGATGGGGCTCAGCCGCCGCGCCTACAACCTGTTCGAGCCGCTGGTCGAGGTCCTGCGTCCGATCCCGAAACCGGCTCTGCTGCCGCCCCTGATGCTGTTTCTCGGCTTCGGTGCCGAGATGAAGATCGTCGTCATCTGGCTATCGTCGCTGTTCCCGATCCTGATCAACACGATCGAGGGGGTGCGCAACACCGACCCGGTCCTGATCGAGACGGCCCGCACCTTCCATGTCGGGCGCACCCGGCGGATCTTTCGCATCATCCTGCCGGCCGCGGCACCGATGATCCTGACGGGAGCGAAGGTCGGGCTGGGCCTTGCGCTGGTCCTGGCCGTGCTGGCCGAGATGCTGGCCTCTTCGGGCGGGCTCGGGGCCGAGATCATCGACGCGCAACGCGCGTTCCGCCTGCCCGAAATGTACGCCTACATCGTGGTCGTCTCGATCGTGGGCATCGCCCAGACCGCGATCCTCCGCCTTCTCGAACGCAAGCTCGCCTTCTGGGCCTGA
- a CDS encoding ABC transporter ATP-binding protein produces the protein MKIDTRIQGTAMTTDTHLSIREVGKIYGEGKKTFEAIGSVSLDIRRGEFLSIVGPSGCGKSTLLKIMAGLLPATSGEVRMNDQVVSEPPENMVYLFQQYSRSLLPWLTVEENVAFGFEHRIKMSAAERRAVCNDFLGKVGLGDMGAKYPSELSGGMQQRVAIARALAARPELLLLDEPFSSVDALTRLELHELILDLWAASGLTVVLVTHDVEEAIYLSDRIAILGKRPSRVEEVIETELPRPRDPVATQGMPRYQELRGRLLTRLLGGREFHN, from the coding sequence ATGAAGATCGACACCCGTATCCAGGGGACCGCGATGACCACCGACACACATCTTTCGATCCGCGAGGTCGGCAAGATCTACGGCGAGGGGAAAAAGACGTTCGAGGCGATCGGATCGGTCAGCCTGGACATCCGCCGGGGCGAGTTCCTGTCGATCGTCGGACCGTCGGGCTGCGGCAAGTCCACCCTGCTCAAGATCATGGCCGGGCTGCTGCCGGCCACCTCGGGCGAGGTACGGATGAACGATCAGGTCGTCTCGGAGCCGCCCGAGAACATGGTCTACCTGTTCCAGCAATATTCGCGGTCGCTTCTGCCCTGGCTGACGGTCGAGGAAAACGTGGCCTTCGGCTTCGAGCATCGCATCAAGATGTCCGCGGCCGAGCGCCGGGCGGTCTGCAACGACTTCCTGGGCAAGGTCGGCCTGGGCGACATGGGCGCGAAATATCCAAGCGAGCTGTCGGGCGGCATGCAGCAGCGCGTGGCCATCGCCCGCGCCCTGGCCGCACGCCCCGAGCTGCTGCTGCTCGACGAGCCGTTCTCGTCGGTCGACGCGCTGACCCGGCTGGAGCTGCATGAGCTGATCCTCGACCTCTGGGCCGCGAGCGGTCTCACCGTCGTGCTGGTCACCCACGACGTGGAGGAGGCGATCTACCTGTCGGACCGCATCGCGATCCTGGGCAAGCGACCCTCTCGTGTCGAGGAGGTGATCGAGACCGAGCTGCCGCGGCCGCGCGATCCGGTCGCGACCCAGGGCATGCCCCGATACCAGGAGCTGCGCGGCCGCCTGCTGACGCGCCTTCTGGGTGGCCGGGAGTTCCATAATTGA
- a CDS encoding flavodoxin family protein, whose protein sequence is MKIEILYGTETGNAEMLADDVAASLADRHTVNCTSLADTDPGALAEADLNLILCSSYGDGEMPASAKPFAARLEAIETLDPAPRVAVFGLGDSEYAETYGQAPKTLAAMLGARGAQVLGDVPVHDASGEDEVEEIAIPWAAALLE, encoded by the coding sequence ATGAAGATTGAGATCCTGTACGGAACCGAGACCGGCAATGCCGAGATGCTGGCCGACGACGTCGCCGCCTCCCTGGCCGACCGCCACACGGTCAACTGCACCAGTCTCGCGGACACGGATCCCGGGGCCCTGGCCGAGGCGGATCTGAACCTGATCCTCTGCTCGTCCTACGGCGACGGGGAAATGCCCGCCTCGGCCAAGCCCTTTGCCGCGCGCCTCGAAGCGATCGAGACCCTCGATCCGGCACCGCGTGTCGCGGTCTTCGGTCTGGGGGACAGCGAGTATGCCGAGACCTACGGTCAGGCCCCCAAGACCCTGGCCGCGATGCTGGGCGCACGCGGCGCGCAGGTTCTGGGGGACGTTCCCGTCCATGACGCGTCCGGAGAGGACGAGGTCGAAGAGATCGCCATACCCTGGGCCGCCGCGCTGCTGGAATAG
- a CDS encoding FAD-dependent oxidoreductase yields MTGKIAIVGAGPSGCYLAQALLKADPTLEVDVLDALPVPYGLLRYGVAADHQGTKGIARQFERVFTRQGARFHGNIDVGRDMPLETLREGFDAVVLAAGLSGDRSLGIPGDTLPGIVGSGALTRALNEHPAAEALPELGPEPMIIGGGNVAMDILRLLSKTPAELAGSDLGPGPTEWLARQRFRKITLVSRSPLAAARFDPAMLKEIVRLSGIALEISDSQPVPPDLLAEHVPGALPVLLNFATVPTSIAPAAQGLDVTVEGSAGPRVLQASAIVTAIGFDHAGGLDRAGLLRECGAATRLAPGLYATGWFANGPSGAIPKARADAQTVAARLLAELRPDPARPGAALLASHEAKVDFSHWERIDARERAAATADRCRRKLTLTEILDMKDMDA; encoded by the coding sequence ATGACCGGCAAGATCGCAATCGTGGGAGCCGGCCCGTCGGGCTGCTACCTGGCCCAGGCTTTACTCAAGGCGGACCCGACGCTGGAAGTCGACGTGCTCGATGCCCTGCCCGTGCCCTACGGGCTGCTGCGCTACGGCGTGGCGGCGGACCATCAGGGCACCAAGGGGATCGCGAGGCAGTTCGAACGGGTCTTCACCCGGCAGGGTGCCCGCTTCCACGGCAACATCGACGTCGGGCGCGACATGCCGCTCGAGACGCTGCGGGAGGGGTTCGACGCGGTCGTCCTGGCCGCGGGCCTGTCGGGCGACCGCTCCCTGGGAATTCCGGGCGACACCCTGCCCGGGATCGTCGGCTCGGGCGCGCTGACCCGTGCGCTGAACGAACATCCCGCCGCCGAGGCGCTGCCCGAACTCGGGCCCGAGCCGATGATCATCGGCGGCGGCAACGTCGCGATGGACATCCTGCGCCTGCTGTCCAAGACCCCCGCGGAGCTTGCCGGCAGCGATCTCGGCCCCGGCCCCACCGAATGGCTGGCGCGCCAGCGCTTCCGCAAGATCACCCTCGTTTCCCGGTCCCCTCTGGCGGCGGCGCGGTTCGATCCCGCAATGCTCAAGGAGATCGTCCGCCTCTCCGGCATCGCCCTCGAGATATCGGACAGCCAGCCGGTGCCGCCCGACCTGCTGGCCGAGCACGTTCCGGGTGCCCTGCCCGTGCTCCTGAACTTCGCCACGGTCCCGACGTCGATCGCGCCGGCGGCTCAGGGCCTCGACGTCACCGTCGAAGGCTCCGCCGGCCCCCGCGTCCTGCAGGCCAGCGCGATCGTCACGGCCATCGGATTCGACCATGCCGGCGGCCTCGACCGCGCGGGGCTGCTGCGCGAATGCGGTGCGGCGACGCGCCTGGCTCCCGGCCTCTATGCCACGGGCTGGTTCGCCAACGGACCCTCGGGCGCCATTCCGAAGGCGCGCGCCGATGCCCAGACCGTCGCGGCCCGGCTCCTCGCCGAGCTGCGGCCCGACCCCGCCAGACCCGGTGCCGCCCTGCTGGCATCCCATGAGGCGAAGGTCGATTTTTCCCATTGGGAGCGGATCGATGCACGCGAACGCGCCGCCGCAACCGCCGATCGTTGCCGCCGAAAACTGACGCTCACCGAAATCCTGGACATGAAAGACATGGACGCATGA
- a CDS encoding Rieske 2Fe-2S domain-containing protein yields the protein MTQQSPMTADREDWVEIASASDLAGARPVIPVDLDGQRMVLFRDEEGRLGLIGRHCPHRGADLCFGRREDNGLRCPFHGWHFDHTGQCTEQPAEPLDSTMYQTIRLPSFTVVEHAGRIHAYVGSGTAPAFPASADT from the coding sequence ATGACCCAGCAGAGCCCCATGACCGCGGATCGCGAGGACTGGGTTGAGATCGCGTCCGCATCCGATCTGGCGGGCGCACGCCCGGTGATCCCGGTCGACCTGGACGGTCAACGGATGGTCCTGTTCCGCGACGAGGAGGGGCGACTGGGGCTGATCGGGCGGCATTGTCCGCATCGCGGGGCCGACCTGTGCTTTGGGCGGCGCGAGGATAACGGTCTGCGCTGCCCCTTCCACGGGTGGCATTTCGACCATACCGGTCAATGCACCGAGCAGCCGGCGGAGCCGCTCGATTCGACGATGTACCAGACGATCCGCCTGCCCAGTTTCACCGTCGTCGAGCATGCGGGCCGGATCCACGCCTATGTCGGGTCGGGCACGGCCCCGGCCTTTCCCGCCTCGGCGGACACCTGA
- a CDS encoding IclR family transcriptional regulator — translation MAGRDASVGASTFAKGLRVLECFAAGDRTLSMAAITRRTGLDRATVRRLCLTLVEAGYLSQNDRDLGLTPRILSLAGGYLAANEFGRAVQPVLNIHASELGGEIFMAMRDRGRAIYVAQSAMPGSRLSIGFVVGSSIPLLGTAVGRMILAAAPPEDLDQLLERGGGERHTEATDLDPASLRAKIARAAEQGYALVRDEFEMGVTALAVPVAGVDPTPTAIGTTLPTETAANEAECERVLNILRQTARSLRGHRSVQDF, via the coding sequence TTGGCTGGACGTGATGCATCCGTCGGCGCCTCGACATTCGCCAAGGGCCTCAGGGTCCTCGAATGCTTCGCCGCCGGCGACAGGACCCTGTCCATGGCCGCCATCACAAGGCGGACCGGGCTGGATCGCGCCACGGTGCGGCGTCTCTGCCTGACCCTGGTCGAGGCGGGGTATCTGTCCCAGAACGACCGCGATCTGGGCCTGACGCCGCGGATCCTCTCGCTGGCGGGCGGCTATCTGGCGGCCAACGAATTTGGCCGGGCGGTGCAGCCGGTTCTGAACATCCATGCCAGCGAACTGGGCGGCGAGATCTTCATGGCCATGCGCGACCGGGGCCGGGCGATATATGTCGCGCAATCGGCCATGCCGGGCTCGCGGCTGTCGATCGGCTTCGTGGTCGGCAGCTCGATCCCGCTGCTCGGCACGGCGGTGGGACGGATGATCCTGGCCGCCGCCCCGCCCGAGGATCTCGACCAGCTGCTGGAGCGCGGCGGCGGCGAGCGGCACACCGAGGCCACCGATCTCGACCCCGCCTCGCTCCGCGCAAAGATCGCCCGGGCGGCCGAGCAGGGCTATGCGCTCGTCCGCGACGAGTTCGAGATGGGCGTGACCGCCCTGGCCGTTCCGGTCGCCGGCGTCGATCCCACGCCGACGGCGATCGGCACCACGCTGCCGACCGAGACGGCGGCGAACGAGGCCGAATGCGAGCGGGTCCTGAACATCCTGCGGCAGACGGCCCGCAGCCTGCGCGGACATCGATCCGTGCAGGATTTCTGA